The following proteins are co-located in the Dehalococcoides mccartyi 195 genome:
- a CDS encoding recombinase family protein: MKVALYARVSTKDKEQNPELQLAALRKYCADNGWEIYREYTDEASASDFTGRKAWTALMKEAQLKKFNVLLVWKLDRAFRSVIHAVNSMQMLNSYNVGFKSYMDSGIDTTTPMGNFVFSIMTAAAELEQSTIRQRVNAGIAYAKENGTKSGKAIGRPRKSIDFTKVLEAFNRVEMNYTRAARLLTEQTGVKVTPGYVYNQIKRGG; the protein is encoded by the coding sequence ATGAAAGTAGCTCTATACGCCAGGGTATCAACTAAAGACAAAGAGCAAAACCCGGAGCTGCAGCTCGCAGCGCTTCGTAAATACTGTGCCGACAATGGTTGGGAAATCTACCGGGAATATACAGATGAGGCTTCTGCATCAGATTTTACCGGGCGCAAGGCTTGGACGGCGCTGATGAAGGAGGCCCAACTGAAAAAGTTCAATGTTCTGCTTGTCTGGAAACTTGACCGAGCTTTTAGATCTGTGATCCATGCCGTAAATTCCATGCAGATGCTTAATAGCTATAATGTCGGTTTTAAATCTTATATGGACTCCGGCATTGATACCACTACTCCAATGGGGAATTTTGTTTTCTCCATAATGACGGCGGCCGCAGAACTGGAGCAATCAACTATAAGACAAAGAGTTAATGCCGGAATTGCTTATGCAAAAGAGAATGGCACCAAATCAGGCAAAGCAATCGGTCGGCCGAGAAAGAGTATCGACTTCACAAAAGTTTTGGAAGCGTTCAATCGCGTGGAAATGAATTATACCAGGGCAGCCCGGCTTTTAACCGAGCAAACCGGGGTAAAAGTAACCCCGGGCTATGTTTATAACCAAATCAAGCGAGGTGGCTGA
- the rdhA gene encoding reductive dehalogenase catalytic subunit RdhA: protein MSEKYHSTVTRRDFMKRLGLAGAGAGALGAAVLAENNLPHEFKDVDDLLSAGKALEGDHANKVNNHPWWVTTRDHEDPTCNIDWSLIKRYSGWNNQGAYFLPEDYLSPTYTGRRHTIVDSKLEIELQGKKYRDSAFIKSGIDWMKENIDPDYDPGELGYGDRREDALIYAATNGSHNCWENPLYGRYEGSRPYLSMRTMNGINGLHEFGHADIKTTNYPKWEGTPEENLLIMRTAARYFGASSVGAIKITDNVKKIFYAKVQPFCLGPWYTITNMAEYIEYPVPVDNYAIPIVFEDIPADQGHYSYKRFGGDDKIAVPNALDNIFTYTIMLPEKRFKYAHSIPMDPCSCIAYPLFTEVEARIQQFIAGLGYNSMGGGVEAWGPGSAFGNLSGLGEQSRVSSIIEPRYGSNTKGSLRMLTDLPLAPTKPIDAGIREFCKTCGICAEHCPTQAISHEGPRYDSPHWDCVSGYEGWHLDYHKCINCTICEAVCPFFTMSNNSWVHNLVKSTVATTPVFNGFFKNMEGAFGYGPRYSPSRDEWWASENPIRGASVDIF from the coding sequence ATGAGTGAAAAATATCATTCTACAGTCACAAGGCGTGATTTCATGAAGAGATTAGGTTTGGCAGGAGCCGGTGCGGGGGCACTGGGTGCCGCAGTACTTGCAGAGAATAACCTGCCGCATGAGTTTAAAGATGTTGATGACCTGCTGTCAGCAGGTAAAGCTTTAGAGGGTGACCACGCTAATAAAGTAAACAATCATCCATGGTGGGTTACCACGCGTGATCATGAGGATCCAACCTGTAATATAGATTGGAGCCTTATAAAAAGATACAGCGGTTGGAACAACCAGGGAGCATACTTCTTACCTGAGGATTACCTGTCTCCAACCTATACAGGTAGAAGACATACCATTGTTGATTCAAAACTAGAAATAGAATTACAGGGTAAAAAATACCGTGATAGTGCCTTTATAAAATCAGGCATAGACTGGATGAAGGAAAATATTGATCCAGATTATGACCCTGGTGAACTGGGCTATGGCGACCGCAGGGAAGATGCCCTAATATATGCCGCCACGAATGGCTCACATAATTGCTGGGAGAACCCGCTTTATGGACGCTATGAAGGTTCTAGGCCTTATCTCTCTATGCGAACCATGAATGGAATAAACGGCTTGCATGAATTTGGTCACGCAGATATCAAAACCACCAACTACCCGAAGTGGGAGGGTACGCCTGAAGAGAACCTGTTAATCATGCGCACCGCCGCGCGCTACTTCGGGGCTTCTTCCGTTGGCGCCATTAAGATAACGGATAACGTGAAGAAAATCTTCTATGCCAAAGTCCAGCCCTTTTGCCTCGGGCCTTGGTATACGATTACAAATATGGCTGAATACATTGAATATCCGGTCCCAGTAGATAATTATGCCATACCCATTGTGTTTGAAGATATCCCTGCAGACCAGGGGCATTACAGCTACAAACGCTTTGGCGGTGATGATAAGATAGCAGTACCCAATGCACTGGATAACATCTTCACCTATACCATCATGCTCCCTGAGAAGCGCTTTAAATATGCACACTCTATACCTATGGACCCATGCTCTTGTATTGCCTATCCCCTCTTTACAGAGGTTGAGGCACGCATTCAGCAATTCATTGCAGGCCTTGGCTATAACTCGATGGGTGGTGGAGTTGAAGCTTGGGGTCCGGGCAGTGCCTTCGGCAACTTAAGTGGCCTTGGGGAACAATCACGCGTATCAAGCATTATTGAGCCCCGCTACGGTTCCAACACCAAGGGTTCCCTAAGGATGCTTACCGACCTGCCTCTTGCCCCCACCAAGCCTATAGATGCCGGTATCCGCGAGTTCTGTAAGACCTGCGGCATCTGTGCCGAGCATTGTCCTACCCAAGCTATCTCGCATGAAGGGCCGCGCTATGACTCACCACACTGGGATTGCGTAAGCGGTTATGAGGGCTGGCACCTTGACTATCACAAATGCATTAACTGTACCATCTGTGAGGCCGTCTGCCCCTTCTTCACTATGAGCAATAACTCCTGGGTGCACAACTTGGTCAAGTCCACTGTTGCCACTACGCCCGTTTTTAACGGTTTCTTTAAGAATATGGAAGGAGCCTTCGGCTACGGCCCGCGCTACTCACCAAGCAGGGATGAATGGTGGGCCTCAGAAAACCCAATACGCGGCGCAAGCGTAGATATTTTTTAA
- a CDS encoding DNA polymerase has protein sequence MKSLSIDIETYSSANLAKSGVYRYVESPDFEILLFGYSVDGGEVQVVDLTSGEKLPSDVITALTDETVIKWAFNANFERICLSRFLGLPTGKYINPASWKCSMVWAATMGLPLSLEGVGSVLKLDKQKLTEGKDLIKYFSQPCAPTKSNGQRTRNHLYHAPDKWSAFKKYNIRDIETEMSIQEKLTRFPVQDSIWDEYHLDQEINDRGVALDMTLVQEAIAMDGRSRSELTTAMKHLTELDNPNSVQQMKQWLADNGMETDTLGKKIVAELLKTAPLDLADVLSLRQQLAKSSVRKYQAMENAVCTDGRARGMFQFFGANRTGRWAGRLIQMQNLPQNHLEDLAEARALVRFGDFDALEMLYEDVPDTLSQLIRTAFVPKAGARLIVSDFSAIEARVIAWMAGEEWRQDVFAKGGDIYCASASQMFKVPVEKHGINGHLRQKGKIAELALGYGGSVGALKAMGALDMGLEEDELPQLVDAWRQANPCIVKFWWDVDKAAMEAVRYKRTNSTHGITFSCQSGMLFITLPSGRRLAYVKPRIGENKFGGQCITYEGVGATKKWERLDSYGPKFVENIVQATARDILCNAMQTLQHCSIVMHVHDEIVIEADPRMSLKAVCEQMGRTPSWAKGLLLRADGYETDFYKKD, from the coding sequence ATGAAATCACTCTCAATAGATATTGAAACCTATAGCAGCGCCAATCTAGCCAAATCAGGTGTATACCGCTATGTCGAATCACCAGATTTCGAGATACTGCTTTTCGGTTATAGCGTCGACGGCGGCGAGGTTCAGGTCGTTGACCTTACCAGCGGGGAGAAGCTGCCCAGCGATGTTATCACCGCACTCACGGATGAAACGGTGATCAAGTGGGCATTCAACGCAAACTTTGAACGGATCTGCCTGTCTCGCTTTCTTGGACTCCCCACCGGCAAATACATCAACCCTGCCTCATGGAAATGTTCAATGGTATGGGCAGCGACGATGGGGCTGCCTCTGTCGCTGGAAGGCGTCGGCTCGGTACTTAAGCTGGACAAGCAGAAACTCACCGAAGGTAAGGATCTCATCAAATACTTCAGCCAGCCTTGTGCTCCAACGAAATCCAATGGACAGCGCACCCGGAATCACCTCTATCACGCACCCGATAAATGGTCGGCATTTAAGAAATATAACATCCGTGATATTGAAACTGAAATGTCCATTCAAGAAAAGCTCACCAGGTTCCCGGTTCAGGATAGTATCTGGGACGAATACCACCTCGACCAGGAGATCAATGACCGAGGTGTGGCGCTGGATATGACACTGGTCCAAGAGGCTATCGCAATGGATGGTCGCTCCCGTTCAGAGCTCACAACCGCGATGAAGCATCTGACGGAGCTGGACAATCCGAACTCCGTACAGCAGATGAAGCAATGGCTTGCCGACAATGGCATGGAGACCGACACGCTTGGAAAAAAGATTGTCGCCGAGTTACTCAAAACAGCACCTCTGGATCTTGCAGACGTTCTATCGCTCAGGCAGCAGCTTGCCAAGTCATCGGTTCGTAAGTATCAGGCAATGGAGAATGCGGTCTGTACCGATGGTCGCGCCCGTGGGATGTTTCAATTTTTTGGTGCCAATCGGACCGGGCGCTGGGCAGGCAGGCTTATTCAAATGCAAAACCTCCCTCAGAACCATCTGGAGGACTTGGCCGAAGCGCGTGCCCTTGTGCGTTTCGGTGATTTTGATGCACTTGAAATGCTGTACGAGGATGTGCCGGACACGCTGTCGCAGCTTATCCGCACCGCCTTCGTCCCAAAGGCCGGAGCTAGGCTAATCGTATCAGACTTCAGCGCCATCGAAGCCCGTGTGATTGCGTGGATGGCTGGTGAAGAGTGGCGACAGGATGTGTTTGCCAAGGGCGGGGATATCTACTGCGCCTCCGCATCGCAGATGTTCAAGGTGCCGGTTGAAAAACATGGCATCAACGGTCACCTACGTCAAAAAGGCAAGATTGCTGAACTCGCCCTCGGTTATGGTGGTTCCGTCGGTGCGCTCAAAGCAATGGGCGCTCTTGATATGGGACTTGAAGAGGACGAACTCCCTCAGCTGGTTGACGCATGGCGGCAAGCCAATCCGTGCATCGTGAAATTCTGGTGGGATGTGGACAAGGCCGCTATGGAGGCTGTTCGCTATAAACGCACCAACTCGACGCATGGGATCACTTTCTCCTGCCAGAGTGGGATGCTTTTCATTACGCTTCCTTCCGGCAGGCGGCTTGCCTATGTGAAGCCGCGAATCGGTGAAAACAAGTTCGGCGGGCAGTGCATCACCTACGAAGGTGTTGGTGCTACGAAGAAGTGGGAGCGACTGGATTCCTACGGACCGAAGTTCGTGGAAAACATCGTACAAGCAACTGCCCGCGACATCCTTTGCAACGCCATGCAAACACTCCAGCACTGCTCCATCGTCATGCACGTCCACGACGAAATCGTCATCGAAGCTGATCCACGGATGTCTCTGAAAGCAGTCTGTGAGCAGATGGGCCGAACACCTTCTTGGGCTAAGGGACTGCTGCTCCGCGCCGATGGCTACGAGACAGATTTTTATAAAAAAGATTGA
- a CDS encoding radical SAM protein, with translation MSLTDIPKKAGSFSEMGYKLPVPDNNPAGGIRKSSPGTNIYHISYTPQTKEVSLFFWGCNFSCRGCLSKKGTGNYLLPENIHLFRDNPAETVQPPVHFLSVADVLSILGGLDIQTVLFEGQEPSLDESLPQLAKLIHTEFRTQNILCSNINKLVLLDDIDCIQLSLKAVTDSLHLDYTGKSNRNVLNNLKYLHAAGKKLSIASVLIPGYIDKDEIELIAGFISDINQGLPFNILPYFKAGQNKWRCPTISEMEDSERIARKYLTHVYAWRGDEEIKYEVMKIY, from the coding sequence ATGAGTCTAACTGATATACCAAAGAAAGCCGGGTCATTCAGCGAGATGGGATACAAACTGCCGGTACCTGATAATAATCCGGCTGGCGGTATCCGCAAGTCATCTCCCGGTACCAATATATATCACATTTCCTATACCCCCCAGACAAAAGAAGTCTCCCTGTTTTTTTGGGGATGTAATTTCTCTTGCCGGGGTTGCCTGAGTAAAAAAGGAACAGGTAATTACCTGCTGCCGGAGAATATTCATCTTTTTAGGGATAACCCTGCTGAAACCGTTCAGCCCCCGGTGCATTTTCTAAGCGTGGCGGATGTATTGAGCATTCTTGGAGGTTTAGATATACAGACGGTACTGTTCGAAGGGCAGGAACCTTCCTTAGATGAATCACTGCCGCAATTAGCTAAGCTTATTCATACTGAGTTTAGAACCCAAAATATTCTATGCAGCAATATCAATAAACTGGTCTTGCTTGATGATATTGACTGCATACAATTAAGTCTGAAAGCGGTCACTGACAGCCTTCACCTGGATTACACCGGTAAATCAAACAGGAATGTTTTAAATAATCTCAAGTATCTTCATGCGGCTGGCAAAAAATTATCTATCGCTTCGGTATTAATCCCGGGTTATATAGATAAAGATGAAATAGAACTGATTGCGGGTTTTATTTCGGATATAAATCAAGGGTTACCTTTCAATATCCTCCCTTATTTCAAAGCAGGACAGAATAAGTGGAGATGTCCAACTATAAGTGAAATGGAAGACTCGGAACGCATAGCCAGAAAGTATCTTACTCATGTATATGCCTGGCGCGGTGATGAAGAAATTAAGTATGAAGTAATGAAGATTTATTGA
- the rdhB gene encoding reductive dehalogenase membrane-anchoring subunit RdhB, with the protein MGGALYYFLVGMLIGGAAIWFITYTQFKNISFKWWEWSLMALSLLLVSSIFQHMYSSMSVEMEYQSAFMYLGVFGTLAVILNLIVWRTYSGRKE; encoded by the coding sequence ATGGGTGGTGCTTTATACTACTTTTTAGTCGGTATGCTTATTGGCGGTGCCGCAATATGGTTTATTACCTATACCCAGTTTAAGAATATAAGTTTTAAATGGTGGGAATGGTCCCTTATGGCGCTAAGCCTGCTTTTGGTATCCTCTATCTTCCAGCATATGTATTCTTCTATGAGCGTGGAGATGGAGTATCAGAGTGCCTTTATGTACCTTGGCGTCTTTGGCACACTGGCTGTCATCTTAAACCTTATTGTATGGCGCACATATAGCGGCAGGAAGGAATAA
- a CDS encoding helix-turn-helix transcriptional regulator produces the protein MIKALRDHRLDNFWSQAELAKQAGIGADTVNRLENGKQNPSFITIRKLAKALNIKPEEIEF, from the coding sequence ATGATAAAAGCATTAAGAGACCATAGATTAGATAATTTCTGGAGCCAAGCTGAATTAGCGAAACAAGCAGGTATAGGAGCGGATACGGTTAACAGACTTGAAAATGGTAAGCAAAATCCAAGTTTTATTACTATCCGGAAACTAGCAAAGGCTCTTAATATTAAACCAGAGGAAATTGAATTCTAA
- a CDS encoding 4Fe-4S dicluster domain-containing protein, giving the protein MQLVCMDMLITDMPLTPTKPIDAGINKFCYTYKICAESCPSGALSMDTDPVYDVDPEWRPGALDVPYAHKAWHMNNYRCYFCAQCHAVCPFSTTRDASIHNFVMGTVTTTSILNGFFANMERTMGYGLKNPDSWWDHDIPLFGISTKFTEKRG; this is encoded by the coding sequence ATGCAACTGGTATGCATGGATATGCTGATTACAGACATGCCTCTAACTCCCACTAAACCTATTGATGCCGGTATTAATAAGTTCTGCTATACCTACAAAATATGCGCGGAAAGCTGCCCGTCCGGTGCTCTATCTATGGATACGGACCCGGTTTATGATGTAGACCCGGAATGGCGCCCCGGAGCTTTGGATGTACCTTATGCTCATAAAGCCTGGCATATGAATAACTATAGGTGTTATTTCTGTGCTCAGTGCCATGCTGTTTGTCCTTTCAGCACAACCAGAGATGCTTCTATTCATAATTTTGTCATGGGAACTGTTACTACTACCAGTATCCTGAATGGTTTCTTTGCCAATATGGAGCGCACCATGGGGTATGGGCTGAAGAATCCGGATAGCTGGTGGGACCATGATATCCCGCTGTTTGGTATTAGCACCAAATTCACCGAAAAACGGGGCTAA
- a CDS encoding response regulator transcription factor, which yields METLDCPNKIDTNLDGYIISVVIIDDHEIVRQGLMAMLRREDGLCLVGDASDAVTGLKLIDATNPDVVLLDIQLNNSDMDGFSLAKQIKSKSPDKIVIMLTGFDSALYLIESLRTRLDGFVLKEQSGAIIAGAIRMAYAGVGAWDTRILHRALVNRLKAHTGDTIDNLGIKADIDLNDKERMVFNLLARGYSNKDIESTLKYTASTVKKYVYTCMKKFGVSNRTQLALIANSTGVK from the coding sequence ATGGAAACCCTAGATTGTCCTAATAAGATTGATACAAACCTAGACGGCTACATTATAAGCGTTGTCATAATAGATGATCATGAAATAGTACGGCAGGGCTTGATGGCTATGCTCAGGCGGGAAGATGGGCTTTGCCTGGTCGGTGATGCATCTGATGCTGTTACCGGACTAAAGTTGATTGATGCTACCAATCCGGATGTAGTTTTGCTGGATATACAGCTAAATAATTCGGATATGGACGGATTTTCGCTGGCGAAACAGATTAAGAGTAAATCACCGGATAAAATAGTAATAATGCTGACTGGTTTTGATTCGGCGCTTTACTTGATAGAATCACTCAGAACTAGACTGGATGGGTTCGTTCTAAAGGAGCAATCCGGCGCTATCATAGCCGGTGCAATTAGAATGGCATATGCGGGTGTAGGCGCTTGGGATACACGGATTTTGCACCGGGCACTTGTAAACCGGCTGAAAGCGCATACCGGGGACACTATTGATAATTTAGGTATTAAGGCTGATATAGACCTTAATGATAAAGAACGGATGGTTTTCAATCTTCTGGCGCGGGGGTATTCAAATAAAGACATTGAAAGTACGTTAAAATATACTGCCAGTACAGTCAAAAAATATGTGTACACCTGTATGAAAAAATTCGGGGTTTCCAACCGCACGCAATTGGCTCTTATAGCTAACAGTACCGGAGTAAAATAA
- a CDS encoding OB-fold putative lipoprotein — translation MNNKLVRALLITSPLIIIALVSVGFSLNESITSLNNEDSSATAVISQPEPAEVITPPVQIAARVLYEEYISNQTAADIKYKGSLVVVQGVLSGICPATSTLQWVTLETDGQNAFVKCQLSGDFTFLSSINDLIGQTVTIAGICQGFSGSYLIIDEIYTNDLPTHTDLG, via the coding sequence TTGAATAATAAGCTCGTTAGGGCATTACTGATTACTTCTCCCCTGATAATAATCGCACTTGTCAGTGTTGGCTTTTCGCTGAATGAATCTATAACTTCACTAAATAACGAAGATTCCAGTGCCACGGCGGTTATCTCCCAGCCCGAACCTGCAGAGGTGATTACGCCTCCGGTTCAGATTGCAGCCCGGGTTTTATACGAGGAATACATATCTAACCAGACAGCGGCGGACATTAAATATAAAGGCTCTTTGGTGGTTGTGCAGGGTGTGCTTAGCGGAATCTGTCCTGCCACGAGCACACTTCAGTGGGTCACTTTGGAGACAGATGGTCAAAATGCATTTGTAAAATGCCAATTATCGGGTGATTTTACGTTCCTTAGTTCTATAAATGATTTGATTGGCCAGACGGTTACTATTGCGGGAATATGCCAGGGATTCTCCGGCTCTTACCTAATCATCGATGAGATTTATACAAATGATCTCCCGACCCATACAGATTTGGGCTGA
- a CDS encoding DUF4406 domain-containing protein → MSIDKFNSEGYYDPTAYEALSAVEKEEQALRAFRPIVYICSPFSGDVEGNVKAAQRYSRFAVDKGFIPIAPHLLFPQFLNENIPAERQLGLFFGNALMSKCTEVWVFGSTISAGMSAEIKRAKWKNYRLRYFNENCEEV, encoded by the coding sequence ATGAGCATTGATAAATTTAACAGCGAGGGTTACTACGACCCAACCGCCTACGAAGCATTGTCTGCTGTCGAAAAAGAAGAACAGGCGCTTCGGGCATTCAGGCCAATTGTCTATATCTGCTCTCCCTTTTCTGGAGATGTAGAAGGAAACGTAAAGGCTGCACAGCGCTACAGCCGATTCGCCGTGGACAAGGGCTTCATTCCCATTGCACCACATTTGCTGTTTCCACAGTTTTTGAACGAAAACATTCCAGCCGAACGCCAGCTTGGGCTATTCTTCGGCAACGCCTTAATGAGCAAATGTACAGAGGTCTGGGTGTTCGGCAGCACCATCTCAGCTGGTATGTCGGCTGAAATCAAGAGAGCCAAGTGGAAGAACTACCGCTTACGCTACTTTA
- a CDS encoding radical SAM protein, whose product MNTQVFHIGYCPELKEATLHYWGCNFKCRGCSCQKLIWDWMLEEFLDARDAEPLEIADAPHRFLSISEISAALEKLELRRVLHMGQEAILDPAYPVLAEMIHRRFGCKNVLLTNGYEMPDLRHTDKVEFGIKAITNGLHRHYTGKSNKRVLRNFKEIYNSGVEMVIESVFIPGYIDVAETERIVDFIAGVDKKLTYVLLPYFKAGNNPWRRPTPAEMEMAANIARKKLTNVYFFRGDEDLQYKVISIFPEAGSNTELEISETHCGVLNPV is encoded by the coding sequence ATGAATACACAGGTCTTTCATATAGGCTATTGCCCTGAACTAAAGGAAGCCACACTCCACTACTGGGGTTGCAATTTTAAATGCCGGGGGTGTTCCTGCCAGAAACTGATATGGGACTGGATGTTAGAAGAGTTTTTAGATGCCAGAGATGCAGAGCCTTTGGAAATTGCAGATGCTCCGCACAGGTTTCTGAGCATTAGTGAGATAAGTGCGGCTCTGGAAAAATTGGAACTCCGGAGAGTGCTGCATATGGGACAGGAAGCAATACTGGACCCTGCTTATCCGGTACTGGCAGAGATGATACATAGAAGATTTGGATGCAAAAATGTGCTCTTAACAAACGGGTATGAGATGCCCGACCTCAGGCACACTGATAAAGTGGAATTCGGGATTAAGGCCATAACTAACGGATTGCATCGCCACTATACCGGTAAATCAAATAAGAGGGTTCTGCGGAATTTCAAGGAGATATACAACTCAGGCGTAGAGATGGTGATTGAGTCGGTATTTATTCCCGGTTATATAGATGTTGCCGAAACAGAAAGAATTGTCGACTTTATTGCGGGGGTAGATAAAAAACTGACTTATGTGTTGTTACCCTACTTCAAAGCTGGAAATAACCCGTGGCGCCGGCCTACACCTGCTGAAATGGAAATGGCCGCTAATATTGCCCGGAAGAAACTAACGAATGTGTATTTTTTCAGAGGAGATGAAGACCTGCAGTATAAAGTCATAAGTATTTTCCCTGAAGCGGGCAGCAATACAGAGCTGGAGATATCTGAAACCCATTGTGGTGTCTTAAATCCGGTATAA
- a CDS encoding tyrosine-type recombinase/integrase: protein MASPITTPPLTTNICYRANIIDAKPGPHTFRHTAAINYLRNGGDEFTLQIMLGHTTLAMTRRYTSTLGTEDMMRVHKKVSPVDNLKL, encoded by the coding sequence ATGGCCAGTCCTATAACCACGCCACCACTCACCACAAACATTTGCTATAGAGCTAATATCATCGATGCTAAACCGGGACCGCATACGTTTCGTCATACAGCTGCTATTAATTATCTACGTAATGGGGGAGATGAGTTTACCTTGCAGATAATGCTCGGGCATACTACCCTTGCCATGACCAGGCGTTATACTAGCACTCTTGGAACTGAAGATATGATGAGAGTGCATAAAAAAGTAAGCCCGGTTGATAACCTAAAGTTGTAA